In one Umezawaea sp. Da 62-37 genomic region, the following are encoded:
- a CDS encoding YafY family protein, with product MRASRLLSLLLLLQSRGRLTAQELADELEVSVRTVYRDVEALGAAGVPVYADRGPAGGYRLLDGYRTRLTGLTSEEAESLFLAGMPGPAAELGLGTVVAAAQLKLHAALPRELRSRAGRIRERFHLDAPGWFRHSEETPFLSTIADAVWNQRRLDIRYRRWGGRAIEVRRTVDPFGLVLKAGVWYLVARADGDLRTYRIARVLEVAALDEGFERPDDFDLTEFWADWSDHFEQRMYGMRVTVRMSATGLGRAQFLLSLVAARALRDSTAEPDEDGWTTVEVPVESLDHAEVDLMRLGPEAEVVAPPELRERVIARVAAMAAVYGPRS from the coding sequence ATGCGCGCGAGCCGACTGCTGTCCCTGCTGCTCCTGCTCCAGTCGCGCGGGCGGCTGACCGCGCAGGAGCTGGCCGACGAGCTGGAGGTGTCGGTCCGCACGGTGTACCGGGACGTCGAGGCGCTCGGCGCGGCCGGGGTGCCCGTGTACGCGGATCGCGGCCCGGCGGGCGGGTACCGGCTGCTCGACGGCTACCGCACCCGGTTGACCGGGCTGACCAGCGAGGAGGCCGAGTCGCTGTTCCTGGCGGGGATGCCGGGGCCCGCGGCGGAGCTGGGACTGGGGACGGTGGTGGCGGCGGCGCAGCTCAAGCTGCACGCGGCGCTGCCGCGGGAGCTGAGGTCGCGGGCGGGCCGGATCCGCGAGCGGTTCCACCTGGACGCGCCCGGCTGGTTCCGGCACTCGGAGGAGACGCCGTTCCTGTCGACGATCGCGGACGCGGTGTGGAACCAGCGGCGGCTGGACATCCGCTACCGGCGGTGGGGCGGGCGGGCGATCGAGGTGCGCCGGACCGTCGACCCGTTCGGCCTCGTGCTGAAGGCGGGCGTCTGGTACCTGGTGGCGCGCGCCGACGGCGACCTGCGCACCTACCGGATCGCCCGCGTGCTGGAGGTGGCGGCGCTCGACGAGGGCTTCGAACGGCCGGACGACTTCGACCTCACGGAGTTCTGGGCGGACTGGTCGGATCACTTCGAGCAGCGGATGTACGGCATGCGCGTCACGGTCCGGATGTCGGCCACCGGGCTCGGCCGGGCGCAGTTCCTGCTCAGCCTGGTGGCCGCGCGGGCGCTGCGGGACTCCACCGCCGAACCGGACGAGGACGGCTGGACGACCGTGGAGGTCCCCGTCGAGTCGCTCGACCACGCCGAGGTGGACCTCATGCGGCTCGGTCCGGAAGCGGAGGTCGTCGCCCCGCCGGAACTCCGCGAACGCGTGATCGCGAGGGTGGCCGCGATGGCGGCGGTCTACGGGCCGCGGTCCTGA
- a CDS encoding SsgA family sporulation/cell division regulator codes for MDNKIVITVATTFELLAPGGEPAPIAAELRYDPDDPYAITIRFHTGHGEVEWMFGRELLADGLLSPTGVGDIAVRPSPEDPEQALVELNAPAGSAVLAVPSDDIAEFLDLSYDLVSPGEEELWIDFEAELAKLAIQY; via the coding sequence GTGGACAACAAGATTGTGATCACGGTCGCGACCACGTTCGAGCTGCTCGCGCCAGGTGGTGAACCCGCGCCGATAGCCGCCGAATTGCGATACGACCCGGACGATCCGTACGCGATCACGATCCGCTTCCACACCGGCCACGGGGAGGTCGAGTGGATGTTCGGCCGCGAATTGCTGGCCGACGGCCTGCTCTCCCCGACCGGCGTGGGCGACATCGCGGTCCGACCGTCACCGGAGGACCCGGAGCAGGCGCTGGTGGAGCTGAACGCGCCCGCCGGGTCCGCCGTCCTGGCCGTGCCGTCGGACGACATCGCCGAATTCCTCGACCTCTCCTACGACCTCGTGTCGCCCGGCGAGGAAGAGCTCTGGATCGACTTCGAGGCCGAACTCGCGAAGCTCGCCATCCAGTACTAG